The following nucleotide sequence is from Brachyspira suanatina.
TGCTCTGCAAAATTGATTATATTATCTTTTACTTTGCTCAAAGCATCTTTAGTGTAGTATGTAATATAAGATTTCTTTATAAAGTCATCTACTGATAATGGAGAAGCAAATTTAGCTGTTCCGCTTGTAGGTATTACATGGTTTGCCCCTGATAAATAATCCCCTAATGCTTCCGGTGTATAATCTCCTAAAAATATTGAACCTGCATTTTTTATTTTGCTTAATACACTGAAAGGCTCTTTTATACTTATCTCTAAATGCTCCGGTGCTATTTCATTGCTTATATATATTGCTTCATCTATAGTTTCGGTTATTATTATTCTTCCGTTATTTTCTATAGATTCTAAAGCTATATCTTTACGGCTTAATTTTTCTAATTGTTTGTATAATTCTTCTTTTGTTTTTTCAGCTATTTCTTTAGATATTGTTACTAATATGCTTGAAGCTAATTTGTCATGTTCAGCCTGTGCAAGCATATCAGAAGCTATATGTATATGATTTGCTGTTTCATCTGCTATTATTAATACTTCGCTAGGACCAGCCACCATATCAATAGAAACCTCACCATATACAAGTCTTTTAGCCATAGCAACATATATATTTCCCGGCCCTACTATTTTATATACTTTTGGAATAGACTCTGTGCCGTAACTTAAAGCTGCTATTGCCTGAGCTCCGCCTGTTTTGAATACTCTGTTTACTCCTGCTATTTTTGCTGCTGCTAATATATTATCATTTATTTTTCCTTCTTTGTTTGGAGGAGATACCAATATTATTTCATTTACTCCGGCAACTTTTGCAGGTATTACATTCATAAGTACTGTAGAAGGATAAACTGCTGTGCCTCCAGGAATATAAACTCCAACTTTTTCTATTGGGTTTATAATCTGTCCCATTACTATGCCGTCTTCTTCATTTGTTATATAGCTATTTCTTAATTG
It contains:
- the hisD gene encoding histidinol dehydrogenase, which gives rise to MIKVINYKECKSLDDILLRSQFSHDDVNEKVKAILEDVKQNGDNALKKYSKMFDNAEIETLEVTEKEIEEAYNRVDDKFKETLNLAYNNIEKFHKKQLRNSYITNEEDGIVMGQIINPIEKVGVYIPGGTAVYPSTVLMNVIPAKVAGVNEIILVSPPNKEGKINDNILAAAKIAGVNRVFKTGGAQAIAALSYGTESIPKVYKIVGPGNIYVAMAKRLVYGEVSIDMVAGPSEVLIIADETANHIHIASDMLAQAEHDKLASSILVTISKEIAEKTKEELYKQLEKLSRKDIALESIENNGRIIITETIDEAIYISNEIAPEHLEISIKEPFSVLSKIKNAGSIFLGDYTPEALGDYLSGANHVIPTSGTAKFASPLSVDDFIKKSYITYYTKDALSKVKDNIINFAEHESLEAHANSVKVRF